In Ochrobactrum vermis, the following proteins share a genomic window:
- the rfbA gene encoding glucose-1-phosphate thymidylyltransferase RfbA, whose protein sequence is MKGIILAGGSGTRLYPLTIAVSKQILPIYDKPMIYYPLSVLMLAGIQDILLISTPHDLPLFQKLLGDGTEYGLNLSYAEQPHPNGLAEAFIIGRDFIGTDSVAMILGDNIYFGDGLPRLCQLTSQMQKGGTVFAYHVDDPERYGVVEFDKKTGMAISIEEKPKIAKSNWAVTGLYFYDNDVVDIASSIKPSERGELEITTVNNIYLERGQLSVRQLGRGYAWLDTGTHDSLHEASSFVRTIEKRQGIKIACPEEIGLEKGWITGDAVLERAAKLGKTEYAAYLRRRVEEIGNK, encoded by the coding sequence ATGAAGGGAATCATTCTCGCTGGTGGTAGTGGCACGCGTCTCTATCCACTTACGATTGCTGTTTCAAAGCAAATACTTCCTATCTATGATAAACCCATGATCTATTATCCGCTGAGTGTGTTGATGCTGGCGGGAATTCAAGATATTTTGTTGATATCAACACCTCATGACTTGCCGCTTTTCCAAAAACTGCTTGGAGATGGTACGGAGTACGGCCTAAACCTCTCTTATGCTGAGCAACCTCATCCCAATGGTCTGGCTGAAGCATTCATCATCGGTCGTGATTTCATCGGCACGGACAGCGTTGCGATGATTCTGGGTGACAATATTTACTTTGGTGATGGACTGCCTCGGCTTTGTCAGCTTACGTCTCAGATGCAAAAGGGCGGTACGGTTTTTGCATATCATGTCGATGATCCAGAGCGGTATGGCGTCGTCGAATTTGATAAAAAGACAGGTATGGCAATTTCCATTGAGGAAAAGCCCAAAATAGCCAAATCAAACTGGGCAGTTACAGGCCTCTATTTTTATGACAATGATGTCGTCGATATCGCATCTTCGATAAAGCCGTCTGAACGGGGTGAACTGGAAATTACCACGGTCAACAATATCTATCTTGAACGCGGTCAGCTTAGTGTTCGTCAATTAGGTCGTGGCTATGCATGGCTGGATACTGGGACGCACGATAGCCTTCACGAAGCGTCGTCTTTTGTTCGAACAATTGAAAAGCGACAGGGAATAAAGATTGCATGCCCGGAGGAAATCGGCTTGGAAAAGGGCTGGATTACTGGTGATGCAGTTCTTGAAAGGGCTGCAAAGCTCGGCAAGACAGAATATGCAGCTTACTTACGTCGGCGGGTCGAAGAGATAGGGAATAAATAA
- a CDS encoding acyltransferase family protein, giving the protein MIYKNIQGLRAIAALMVVVAHMFWPLEPLRMHWIVPYVDSIGPAGVDLFFVISGFVVYLSADRLGKKAQKNGRFSSFREFSIKRIFRIYPVYWVAFGVATLLMTKVELAPDWMAQKPWWKLMLLIDQPNNRIQAAWTLQFEMYFYAICALAILLFPRKILLVLGAWLAAILGAWFAAYWGYTATFSVWMTPMVLEFAFGIIVARLAMRNYSEFAVSSLAIGFCGLLLGAVIFRKSGGWWDLPAMWRVLCFGLPSGFIVYGFMAVEQRKMWTFSPAWIALGDSSYSLYLWHQLLFAVMASWYVSTGIVNHVPLEVLALSFVIIAIAVGFISYHYIENFFNKQPFVVRLAKGPIKKPITITPAT; this is encoded by the coding sequence ATGATTTACAAAAACATTCAAGGACTTCGCGCAATTGCGGCATTGATGGTTGTCGTTGCCCATATGTTTTGGCCTTTAGAGCCATTGCGAATGCATTGGATTGTTCCGTACGTAGACTCGATTGGGCCCGCTGGCGTGGACCTTTTCTTCGTAATTTCTGGCTTCGTTGTTTATCTCTCTGCCGACCGGCTGGGTAAAAAAGCCCAAAAAAATGGGAGATTTTCTTCCTTCAGAGAATTCTCAATCAAACGAATATTCCGAATCTATCCAGTTTATTGGGTAGCGTTCGGCGTGGCTACACTGTTGATGACCAAGGTTGAACTTGCCCCTGACTGGATGGCACAAAAGCCCTGGTGGAAATTGATGTTGCTCATTGATCAGCCCAACAATCGCATTCAAGCGGCATGGACGCTTCAGTTTGAAATGTACTTCTATGCGATTTGCGCGCTCGCCATCCTTCTGTTCCCTCGAAAGATACTACTGGTTCTGGGGGCATGGCTCGCAGCAATTTTAGGTGCATGGTTTGCTGCTTATTGGGGCTACACGGCGACATTCTCAGTTTGGATGACGCCGATGGTCCTGGAGTTTGCGTTCGGTATTATCGTTGCTCGATTGGCAATGCGTAATTATTCTGAATTCGCCGTATCTTCGTTGGCAATTGGCTTCTGTGGGCTCCTTCTAGGCGCAGTGATATTCCGTAAAAGCGGAGGCTGGTGGGATCTGCCCGCTATGTGGCGCGTACTGTGCTTCGGCCTTCCAAGTGGATTTATCGTATACGGTTTTATGGCGGTCGAGCAGCGCAAAATGTGGACATTTTCGCCCGCTTGGATTGCTCTGGGAGACTCTTCGTACTCACTGTATCTGTGGCATCAACTCCTTTTTGCAGTAATGGCATCGTGGTATGTCAGTACGGGGATTGTAAACCATGTTCCACTTGAGGTTTTGGCACTGTCATTTGTTATAATTGCCATTGCTGTGGGCTTCATCAGCTACCATTACATAGAAAATTTCTTCAATAAGCAGCCTTTTGTTGTCCGCTTAGCAAAAGGGCCCATCAAAAAACCTATAACTATAACACCAGCAACTTGA
- the rfbB gene encoding dTDP-glucose 4,6-dehydratase yields MNILVTGGAGFIGSAVCRYLAATPENNVVNFDKLTYAGNLASLRQIENHPNYSFLQADICDDTGVLEALRANEIDVVMHLAAESHVDRSIDGPGAFIETNIVGTFRLLNAALAYWRELPEPRKSAFRFHHISTDEVFGDLPFDSGIFTEETSYQPSSPYSASKAASDHLVRAWHETYGLPVVLSNCSNNYGPFHFPEKLIPLVILNALDEKPLPIYGAGANVRDWLYVEDHARALALVATTGKLGESYNIGGRAERTNLNVVETICAILDKKRPRANGKSYADLITFVTDRPGHDRRYAIDASKIERDLGWKPQETFETGLEKTIQWYLDNGWWWEPIRSDTYAGERLGDGAVTMNKSAV; encoded by the coding sequence GTGAACATTCTGGTTACAGGTGGGGCTGGCTTTATCGGTTCCGCTGTCTGTCGTTATCTGGCAGCTACTCCCGAAAACAACGTCGTCAATTTCGACAAGCTGACCTATGCCGGCAATTTGGCCTCATTGCGCCAAATCGAAAACCATCCGAATTACAGCTTCCTTCAGGCTGATATTTGCGATGACACAGGCGTTCTTGAAGCCTTGCGCGCTAACGAAATCGACGTAGTCATGCATTTGGCTGCGGAAAGCCACGTCGACCGCTCAATCGATGGTCCGGGGGCTTTCATTGAGACGAATATCGTTGGAACTTTCCGTCTGCTTAATGCGGCACTCGCTTATTGGCGTGAGCTGCCGGAGCCGCGTAAATCAGCCTTCCGCTTTCACCATATTTCGACCGATGAAGTGTTTGGCGACCTGCCTTTCGATAGCGGCATCTTTACCGAGGAAACATCATATCAGCCGTCGTCCCCATATTCGGCTTCGAAGGCAGCGTCCGATCATCTGGTGCGTGCCTGGCACGAGACCTATGGATTGCCGGTGGTTCTCTCAAACTGCTCGAACAACTATGGGCCGTTCCACTTCCCTGAAAAGCTGATACCGCTTGTTATTCTTAACGCGCTGGATGAAAAGCCGTTGCCGATATATGGGGCAGGAGCGAATGTACGTGACTGGCTTTATGTCGAGGATCATGCGCGTGCACTGGCGCTGGTCGCAACCACGGGCAAACTGGGTGAAAGCTATAATATTGGCGGGCGTGCTGAACGCACCAATTTGAATGTGGTGGAAACGATCTGCGCCATTCTTGATAAGAAACGACCTCGTGCAAACGGCAAAAGCTATGCCGACCTGATCACCTTCGTGACAGATCGTCCTGGTCATGATCGTCGCTACGCGATTGACGCCTCGAAGATCGAGCGTGACTTGGGCTGGAAACCGCAAGAAACTTTTGAGACGGGTCTTGAGAAAACTATTCAATGGTACCTTGATAATGGCTGGTGGTGGGAGCCGATCCGCAGTGACACATATGCGGGCGAACGGCTGGGAGACGGCGCCGTGACAATGAATAAGAGTGCTGTATGA
- a CDS encoding glycosyltransferase, whose protein sequence is MKKILTVCIVIYNPDKEELYKTLSSLQEAAHNVDQDVSLNILIVDNSSAASIDVNFHPIIADLSTKIIHGQGNVGFARANNSTLAEGVGDFHLVLNPDVEMHPLALKAAIGFMHAHSECGLLTPSATYPDGKKQYLCKQYPSVFDLFLRGFAPRFMRNLFQNRLAHYEMRDETNHTTYWDPPIVSGCFMFFRGETFRALKGFDERYMLYFEDFDISIRTRQESRIAYVPAVEIVHSGGNAAQKGWWHIKQFGRSAVLFFLSHGVKFF, encoded by the coding sequence ATGAAGAAAATCCTTACAGTCTGTATTGTAATTTATAATCCGGATAAGGAGGAACTGTATAAAACATTGTCCAGCCTTCAAGAAGCTGCGCATAACGTTGATCAAGATGTATCTCTCAATATTTTAATTGTAGATAATTCCTCCGCAGCATCTATAGACGTCAACTTCCATCCGATAATTGCTGATCTTTCTACGAAAATTATACACGGACAAGGTAATGTTGGCTTTGCGCGAGCCAATAATTCTACTTTAGCAGAAGGTGTCGGTGACTTTCATTTGGTTCTCAATCCCGACGTCGAGATGCATCCACTTGCTTTAAAAGCTGCCATCGGCTTTATGCATGCACATTCAGAATGCGGGCTCCTCACTCCATCCGCAACTTATCCTGACGGAAAAAAACAATATTTATGCAAACAGTACCCTAGCGTTTTTGACCTTTTTCTCAGAGGTTTTGCACCCCGTTTTATGCGCAATCTGTTTCAGAACCGGCTTGCTCATTATGAAATGCGCGACGAAACAAACCATACTACCTATTGGGATCCCCCTATCGTAAGTGGTTGCTTCATGTTTTTCCGTGGCGAGACGTTTCGCGCATTAAAAGGCTTCGATGAGCGGTATATGCTCTATTTCGAAGATTTCGACATTTCGATACGCACACGACAAGAATCGCGAATAGCATACGTCCCAGCTGTTGAAATCGTTCATAGCGGCGGAAATGCTGCACAGAAGGGCTGGTGGCATATTAAACAATTCGGACGATCGGCAGTGTTGTTTTTCCTATCTCATGGTGTGAAGTTTTTTTAA
- a CDS encoding glycosyltransferase family 2 protein, translated as MASSPHQVSGVIVTYRADLVILEELIEAVRPQLNHLIVVNNGNESELATWLSTLGKNIQYISLGENLGIAKAQNVGIAQAKAFGAQYVLILDQDSIPKPDMVEKLKSAIEEKRATGIAVACAGPRYDDPRQQNPVPFIRIKNYRLQRQSCSAANQVVEVDYLISSGCLIPMDTIDQVGPMQEELFIDYVDIEWGLRAQQKGFQSFGVCAALMKHQLGDAPLKFLGRNIPVHSPLRHYYHFRNAIWLYKQGWLRTEWKIVDAYRLLRKFIFYSLITRPRLKHLQMMSLGISHGLRNRMGRLD; from the coding sequence ATGGCCTCCTCGCCTCATCAGGTCAGCGGTGTAATTGTCACGTATCGCGCTGATTTAGTTATCCTTGAGGAGCTTATCGAAGCCGTACGGCCTCAATTGAATCATCTTATCGTGGTCAATAACGGTAACGAGAGTGAGTTAGCTACATGGCTTTCCACCCTAGGAAAAAATATTCAGTATATATCGCTCGGTGAAAACCTTGGCATTGCGAAAGCCCAAAATGTGGGAATCGCACAAGCAAAGGCTTTTGGCGCTCAGTATGTCCTTATTCTAGACCAAGACAGTATTCCGAAACCTGATATGGTCGAGAAGCTAAAAAGCGCTATTGAAGAGAAACGTGCGACCGGGATTGCTGTCGCTTGCGCCGGACCGCGCTATGACGACCCCCGACAGCAGAACCCGGTACCGTTTATTCGAATCAAAAACTACAGATTGCAGAGGCAGTCTTGCTCTGCTGCAAACCAAGTGGTCGAGGTAGACTACCTCATTTCCTCGGGGTGCCTGATACCAATGGATACAATCGACCAGGTAGGGCCAATGCAGGAAGAACTGTTCATTGACTATGTGGATATCGAATGGGGGCTCCGGGCGCAGCAGAAAGGCTTTCAGTCCTTTGGAGTATGCGCGGCGCTTATGAAGCACCAGCTGGGGGATGCTCCCCTAAAGTTCCTCGGGCGCAATATCCCAGTACATAGTCCATTACGACACTACTATCATTTCAGGAACGCCATCTGGTTATACAAACAAGGCTGGCTGCGTACCGAATGGAAGATAGTCGATGCCTATCGGTTGTTGAGGAAGTTTATCTTTTACAGCCTGATAACCCGGCCAAGACTAAAACATCTGCAAATGATGTCACTTGGTATAAGCCACGGTCTTCGCAATCGTATGGGACGACTTGATTAG
- a CDS encoding phosphomannomutase, whose protein sequence is MSGTSLKFGTSGLRGLADELNGLPAYAYSLAFIGMLFEAGKLRRGDKAFVGRDLRPSSPSIAALCMAAIEDAGFQPVDCGVLPTPALSHYAISQRAPSIMVTGSHIPDDRNGLKFYRRDGEIDKNDEIAISTVYATLPGNLAFRHLHDAPHSSAAIDSYVKRYVGFLGPESLKGLRVGIYQHSSVARDLIVRILTELGADAVPLGRSDVFVPVDTEALRSEDVELLSHWAKESHFDAIVSTDGDADRPLIADEKGYFIRGDLVGAVTATWLGVKTIVTPVTSNSALEEHFDRVIRTRVGSPYVIEGMAQAIAGGTSAVIGFEANGGVLLGTDISRDERVLTALSTRDALLPILGSLGSIKELGKPLSEIALGFHFRFALSDRLQNIPQDKSLAFLSLLKNEMTRNELFQMDDPVIRSEMIDGVKLFFHSGNAIHYRASGNAPELRCYVEASDQSQSETLLETGLSIARNATKDN, encoded by the coding sequence ATGAGCGGCACATCCCTTAAATTTGGCACCAGCGGTCTCAGGGGATTAGCGGATGAACTGAATGGTTTACCCGCTTATGCCTATTCTCTTGCTTTCATCGGAATGCTGTTTGAAGCCGGAAAGCTGCGGCGAGGCGACAAGGCGTTTGTCGGTCGTGATCTGCGCCCGTCCAGCCCGAGCATTGCAGCGCTGTGCATGGCAGCGATCGAGGATGCAGGATTTCAGCCGGTGGATTGCGGCGTATTGCCGACCCCGGCATTGAGCCATTATGCGATCTCACAGCGGGCACCGAGCATCATGGTCACCGGAAGCCATATTCCCGATGATCGCAATGGGCTCAAATTCTATCGGCGCGATGGAGAGATCGATAAGAACGACGAGATTGCCATCAGTACCGTCTATGCCACTCTGCCTGGAAATCTTGCCTTTCGTCATTTGCATGATGCACCCCATAGTAGCGCTGCTATCGACAGCTATGTGAAGCGCTATGTCGGATTTCTGGGGCCTGAAAGCCTTAAAGGTCTGCGTGTCGGCATCTATCAGCACTCGTCAGTAGCGCGTGATCTCATCGTCCGCATTTTAACGGAGCTCGGAGCGGACGCAGTACCGCTGGGGCGGTCCGATGTGTTCGTACCCGTCGACACGGAAGCCCTGCGCTCCGAGGACGTCGAGCTTCTCAGTCATTGGGCGAAGGAAAGTCACTTCGACGCCATTGTTTCTACCGATGGAGATGCCGACCGCCCGCTGATCGCGGATGAGAAGGGGTACTTCATACGTGGCGATCTTGTGGGCGCGGTTACCGCGACCTGGCTTGGCGTCAAGACGATAGTGACGCCGGTTACGTCCAATTCCGCTCTTGAAGAGCATTTCGACCGCGTCATCAGAACCCGTGTGGGCTCCCCCTATGTCATCGAGGGCATGGCGCAGGCTATCGCGGGCGGCACATCGGCGGTTATCGGCTTTGAGGCCAATGGCGGCGTGTTGCTCGGCACGGATATCAGCCGGGATGAACGTGTACTGACCGCGCTGTCGACCCGTGATGCGTTGCTGCCAATTCTCGGCAGCCTCGGTTCCATCAAGGAACTCGGCAAGCCGCTGTCTGAAATCGCGCTAGGCTTCCATTTCCGTTTTGCGCTCAGCGACAGGCTTCAGAATATCCCGCAGGACAAAAGCCTTGCGTTCTTGTCCCTGCTCAAAAATGAGATGACACGAAACGAACTGTTTCAGATGGATGATCCGGTTATCCGCTCCGAAATGATTGACGGTGTGAAACTCTTCTTCCATTCAGGCAATGCAATCCATTATCGCGCTTCCGGTAACGCACCGGAGCTGCGATGCTATGTGGAGGCTTCAGACCAGAGCCAGTCAGAAACGCTTCTGGAAACGGGACTTTCTATCGCCCGCAACGCAACGAAGGACAACTGA
- a CDS encoding rhamnan synthesis F family protein, whose translation MDILWSLKRAAFITAKRAVKLAYHDTKVAAAYLTRHSLRKLSILSKHAGAQNHENGAYAIFLIWQPDHFPWYIENALDALNAAAINPVIVVNHDLADERLAYLKERSHLVLIRDNTGLDIGGYRDATLYLASTMKEPPSRVIYMNDSVYYFKENLERVFERLARSQADICGTFENWEHKYHIQSFCFSVSGALFKNDAFQRFWQDYIPVNSRLWAIQQGEIGLSQVMVPLSKQIEIIFQPKDLIAPVSNIGKDQINELNNLLPQRIRFNESDLQTIPLQEIPQAITKKVTLRSQVHTGAFLYRRFLGCPIMKRDLVYRLQFSIEEIENNLRDTGDEGHLEDIVSELKKKGTPQRLSLIKQIRVAVGIL comes from the coding sequence ATGGATATATTGTGGTCCCTCAAGCGTGCTGCATTTATAACTGCGAAACGTGCCGTTAAGCTTGCTTATCACGACACCAAGGTCGCCGCAGCCTATCTAACGCGCCATTCGCTTCGAAAGCTATCCATTCTTTCCAAACATGCAGGCGCTCAAAACCACGAGAACGGTGCCTACGCAATTTTCCTGATATGGCAGCCCGATCATTTTCCCTGGTATATTGAAAATGCGCTCGATGCATTGAACGCGGCTGCCATAAATCCTGTTATTGTCGTGAATCATGACTTGGCAGACGAGCGACTTGCCTATCTCAAAGAACGGTCCCATCTCGTACTAATTCGTGACAATACAGGCTTGGATATCGGTGGATACAGAGATGCGACTTTGTATCTTGCCAGTACCATGAAAGAGCCTCCGTCACGTGTAATATATATGAATGATAGCGTTTATTATTTTAAAGAAAATCTGGAGAGAGTCTTCGAAAGACTAGCTAGATCACAAGCAGATATCTGTGGAACATTTGAGAATTGGGAACACAAATACCACATTCAGTCTTTCTGCTTCTCGGTGAGTGGCGCTCTATTCAAAAACGACGCATTTCAACGCTTCTGGCAGGACTACATTCCCGTGAATTCGCGCCTCTGGGCGATCCAGCAGGGTGAAATCGGGTTGTCACAAGTTATGGTCCCCTTGTCTAAGCAGATAGAAATCATCTTTCAGCCCAAAGATCTTATTGCGCCAGTATCAAACATTGGAAAAGACCAAATTAATGAGCTGAATAATCTCTTGCCCCAGAGAATTCGTTTCAATGAATCGGATTTGCAAACCATTCCTCTGCAAGAGATTCCTCAAGCGATCACAAAAAAAGTCACCTTGAGATCTCAAGTCCATACAGGAGCATTTCTGTACCGGAGATTCTTAGGGTGCCCTATCATGAAGCGAGACCTTGTCTACCGGCTGCAATTTTCAATTGAGGAAATTGAGAACAATCTCCGCGATACTGGCGATGAAGGACATCTGGAGGACATTGTTTCGGAATTGAAAAAAAAGGGAACCCCGCAACGCCTGTCTTTAATCAAACAGATTCGTGTTGCGGTCGGAATTCTTTGA
- a CDS encoding mannose-1-phosphate guanylyltransferase/mannose-6-phosphate isomerase, translated as MSFIPVIISGGSGSRLWPLSRDAHPKPFIELPDGSTLIGKTYKRAAQLDGADHILTVTNRDFLFLTLDAYADAKAPKIDNAFLLEPVGRDTAPAVAVAALHAAATYGQDATLLVMPADHLIEDEAAFAEAVSKARQLAETGRIVTFGIVPDRPETGFGYIEAEGTDVLRFVEKPDAETAQGYVESGRYFWNSGMFCFTAGTMLAAMQQFAPDIFNAVQASLEHARRGVNGETKTVEIAKDDFATAPAISIDYAIMEKADNIACIPVSCGWSDIGSWAAMADLIVPDDDGNRLRGETVIEDTTDSFVLSETRLVSLVGVHDLLVVDTPDALLVAHRDKAQEVRNVFNKLRASGHEAAKLHRTAHRPWGTYTVLEEGDGFKIKRIEVKPGRRLSLQAHHHRSEHWIVVSGTAKVTNGDREILLTTNQSTYIPCGFRHRLENPGILPLVLIEVQSGEYLGEDDIVRFDDVYGRT; from the coding sequence ATGAGCTTTATTCCTGTCATTATCAGCGGCGGCTCTGGTTCCAGATTGTGGCCGCTTTCGCGCGATGCGCACCCGAAGCCGTTCATCGAACTGCCCGACGGCAGCACCCTGATCGGCAAGACCTATAAGCGCGCTGCCCAACTGGACGGCGCGGATCACATCCTCACCGTGACCAATCGCGATTTCCTTTTCCTGACGCTTGACGCCTATGCGGATGCAAAAGCGCCGAAAATCGATAACGCGTTTCTGCTGGAGCCTGTCGGGCGAGATACGGCACCGGCAGTTGCCGTCGCCGCGCTGCATGCCGCCGCGACTTACGGTCAAGACGCAACATTGCTTGTCATGCCCGCCGACCATCTGATCGAGGACGAAGCTGCATTTGCCGAGGCTGTGTCGAAGGCCCGTCAGCTCGCTGAAACAGGCCGTATTGTCACCTTCGGTATTGTTCCGGATCGTCCGGAAACCGGCTTTGGTTATATCGAGGCCGAAGGCACAGACGTGCTGCGTTTCGTCGAAAAGCCCGATGCCGAGACCGCGCAGGGCTATGTTGAAAGCGGTCGATATTTCTGGAATTCCGGCATGTTCTGTTTCACCGCCGGAACCATGCTTGCAGCGATGCAGCAATTTGCACCGGACATTTTCAACGCCGTGCAGGCTTCGCTCGAACATGCCCGGCGTGGCGTCAACGGCGAGACCAAGACCGTTGAAATCGCAAAGGACGATTTTGCGACCGCTCCTGCGATTTCCATCGATTACGCGATTATGGAAAAGGCAGATAATATCGCCTGCATTCCGGTGTCATGCGGCTGGTCTGATATTGGCTCCTGGGCGGCTATGGCCGATCTCATTGTGCCGGATGATGACGGCAACCGTCTGCGTGGCGAAACGGTCATCGAGGATACGACCGACAGCTTTGTCTTGTCCGAAACCCGTCTCGTCAGCCTTGTTGGCGTTCACGATCTGCTTGTCGTGGACACGCCTGATGCGCTGCTTGTCGCTCATCGCGATAAGGCGCAGGAAGTGCGCAATGTTTTCAATAAACTACGGGCAAGCGGCCATGAAGCGGCCAAGCTTCACCGCACGGCCCATCGTCCATGGGGCACCTATACAGTTCTGGAAGAAGGGGACGGCTTCAAGATCAAACGGATCGAAGTGAAGCCGGGAAGGCGCTTGAGCCTGCAGGCGCATCACCATCGTTCTGAACATTGGATCGTTGTATCCGGAACCGCGAAGGTCACCAATGGGGATCGCGAGATTCTGCTTACGACCAACCAGTCGACCTATATTCCCTGCGGCTTCCGGCATCGGCTGGAAAACCCAGGCATTCTGCCACTAGTGCTCATCGAGGTGCAAAGTGGTGAATATCTGGGAGAAGACGATATAGTACGTTTCGACGACGTCTATGGACGCACATAA
- the rfbC gene encoding dTDP-4-dehydrorhamnose 3,5-epimerase: MEVRSLGLDGVFEIIPRKFSDDRGFFSETYNSAALEDAGINLQFVQDNQSYSAAKGVLRGLHYQTAPRAQDKLVRVIRGAIIDVAVDIRKSSPTFGKWVSLEVSAEKWNQILVPKGFAHGFVTLTEGTEVIYKVTDYYSPEHDRSIRFDDPAIGIKWPVFESELQLSEKDRKASNFADADVFE, encoded by the coding sequence ATGGAAGTGCGTTCGTTAGGCCTTGATGGAGTATTTGAAATCATCCCGCGTAAGTTCAGCGATGATAGAGGCTTCTTCTCCGAAACGTATAACTCCGCTGCCTTGGAAGATGCAGGAATTAACCTGCAATTCGTGCAGGATAACCAGTCTTATTCCGCTGCAAAGGGCGTTTTGCGCGGGCTTCATTATCAGACAGCACCTCGTGCGCAGGATAAGCTTGTGCGCGTAATCAGAGGCGCAATTATTGATGTTGCTGTTGATATCAGAAAAAGCTCTCCCACTTTTGGTAAATGGGTGTCTCTTGAGGTTTCCGCAGAAAAGTGGAATCAGATTCTAGTGCCAAAAGGCTTTGCGCACGGCTTCGTGACACTAACTGAAGGCACCGAGGTTATCTACAAGGTGACTGATTATTACTCGCCAGAGCATGACAGATCTATTCGATTTGACGATCCAGCTATCGGTATCAAATGGCCAGTTTTTGAGTCTGAATTGCAATTGTCCGAAAAAGACCGCAAAGCATCGAATTTTGCTGACGCAGACGTTTTTGAGTGA
- the rfbD gene encoding dTDP-4-dehydrorhamnose reductase, translating to MKVLVTGREGQIARSLTRSAATRSDIELIALGRPDLDLAQPDTVMRTISRINPDVVISAAAYTAVDNAEVESDIAYRVNAIGAEAVSRAAAACGAPIIHWSTDYVFDGALERSYTEEDATNPRNVYGKTKLEGELRVASENNMHVILRTSSVYSPYGTNFVKTMLNIAETKDQVSVVSDQWVNPSSAFDLADGALRVVNSICSRAGFSSYGIFHLVGTNGTNWSSFANKIFSESQKYNGPSAKVVPITSNEYPTKAKRPANSRLDTEKFTSVFGWTMPHWESSLQSVVRSILKGSGDGS from the coding sequence ATGAAGGTCCTAGTTACAGGACGAGAAGGGCAGATTGCGCGCAGCCTCACGAGGAGTGCTGCAACGCGATCGGATATAGAGTTGATTGCACTGGGGCGACCGGATTTGGATCTAGCGCAACCCGATACAGTTATGAGAACCATTTCTCGGATAAACCCTGACGTTGTGATTTCAGCAGCAGCCTATACAGCGGTAGATAACGCAGAAGTTGAGAGCGATATCGCTTACCGGGTGAATGCCATTGGAGCAGAAGCGGTTTCTCGCGCTGCTGCTGCCTGTGGTGCGCCAATTATTCACTGGTCAACGGATTATGTATTCGATGGAGCTTTAGAGCGCTCTTATACGGAAGAGGATGCAACAAATCCTCGTAATGTATATGGAAAAACAAAGCTTGAGGGCGAACTTCGAGTTGCATCCGAAAATAACATGCATGTAATTCTTAGAACTTCTTCAGTTTATAGTCCATATGGAACAAATTTCGTAAAAACTATGCTGAATATTGCCGAAACGAAGGACCAGGTTTCTGTTGTATCAGATCAATGGGTGAATCCAAGTAGTGCTTTTGACCTAGCTGACGGAGCGCTGCGTGTCGTGAATTCTATCTGTTCTCGCGCAGGCTTTTCCAGTTATGGTATTTTTCATTTAGTCGGTACGAACGGCACGAACTGGAGCAGTTTTGCAAACAAAATTTTTTCAGAAAGCCAAAAATACAATGGCCCGTCGGCAAAAGTCGTTCCAATTACATCAAATGAGTACCCAACGAAGGCAAAACGTCCAGCTAACTCGCGACTAGACACTGAAAAATTTACTTCTGTATTTGGCTGGACTATGCCGCATTGGGAGTCATCCCTTCAATCTGTTGTGAGAAGTATACTGAAAGGATCGGGGGACGGCAGTTAG